A stretch of DNA from Thermococcus sp.:
CTCTGGAGAAAGCTTCGCGAGAAGGACATCGAGAGCCTTCCTCAGAATCTCTCCCAGGCCCTCAAGAAGCTCGCCGAGCTCAACCCCAACCTGAGGGGCGTCGTTGACCGCTTTGACTTCATGGAGTTCATGCTCCACAGAGACAACGCTGAAATACTCAGACAACTCTTCGAGCTCTTTAGCGGGCTTGACTTAAAGAACGCCTCGCCCGATGTTCTTGGCGATGCCTACGAGTGGATTCTAAGGTATTTTGCCCCCCAGAAGGCCAAAGAGGGTGAGGTTTATACTCCCAGAGAAGTCATTAGGCTCCTAGTTGAAATCCTCAAGCCGGAGCCGGGCGAAGAGGTTTACGACCCAGCGATGGGTTCTGGTGGTATGCTTATTGGCGCTTATCTATACGTCAAGGAACACCGCGGAGCGGATGAGGCTAAAAAGCTCTTCCTCTACGGCCAGGAGGTAAATCCAACAACATACGCTTTAGCCGAGATGAACATGATACTCCACGGCATCAAGTCGCCGAAGCTCGCCGTGGGAGATACACTTCTCAGACCAGCCTTTAAGGATGGCGAAAGGCTCAAGCGCTTCGATGTGGTTATAGCAAATCCGCCCTGGAACCAGGACGGCTACGGCGAGGAGACTCTCAAGAAGGCCGAGTTCAAGGAGGAGCGCTTTAAGTACGGCTATCCTCCGAACAATTCAGCAGATTGGGCGTGGATCCAGCACATGCTCGCAAGCGCAAAAGAGGACGGCAGGGTTGGCATCGTCATAGACAACGGCGCACTCTTTCGCGGTGGAACCGAGAAGAAGATACGGGCCAAGATACTCAAGGACGACCTGCTTGAGGTGGTAATTCTCCTCCCCGAAAAGCTCTTTTACAACACCGGCGCGCCGGGAGCTATAATGATTTTCAACAAGGCAAAGCCAAAGGAGAGAAAGAATAAAGTCCTCTTCATCAACGCCTCGCAGGAATACGAAAAGCACCCGGAGATAAGGAAGCTGAACAGACTTGGCGAGAAGCACATTAGGAAAATAGTCACCGCTTTCGAAAAGTTCGAGGACGTTGAGGGCTTCTCCCGCGTTGTTGACCTCGACGAGATAAAGGAGAACGACTACAACCTTAACGTAACGCTCTACGTCTTCCCAATGGAGGAAGAGGAAGAGGAAGAGATAGATGTTAAGGCCGAGTGGGAAGAGCTGAAGAGGATTAACGAGGAGCTGATGAAGGTTGATGAGAAGATTGAGGGGTATTTGAGGGAGTTAGGGTATTAGATATACATTTTAGCATAAGGTTTAAATTTTCTAAAGTCAATCCTCAATAAAGTTACTCTCTACAACTGTCTGGAGGGTAACTATGTATCGAGTGGAAAATCTCGAATTAGTGTATGATGAAAACAACCATAGTATCAAAAGAGACACGTTCCTTAGCATACTTTTCTATGATCAAAGGGGTAACCTCTTCAATAAAGATAAGTTGCAGAAAGAAGTGAGAGAGGAGATACAAAAAAGAATAAGTAAGTTACAGGATATAACTAATGAAGAAAAATTTCTTCAAGAAGTCCTCAGAGTACTAGGTGAGCTTTATGGTAGTGAGACGTCCAAATTGCAAGAGTTGCTTAGAAAAGACAAGAAAGAACTACTTATTGCTGAGCTTTTGAAATTAAGGTTTCTTGAGGAATTTGAATCATTACCCAAGGATATGTATGAGTTAACTAGTGACCCTAAAGAGTGGGACTTATTAATCCAAGAGAAAAATATACTTGCTGTTAAAAATACAGAAACCAACGAACGATTAGTTTTCTATCCCCTCCTCACAGAGCAACAGGGATATG
This window harbors:
- a CDS encoding N-6 DNA methylase, producing MERKLTDFIGHASKKGNSLTREELERVLKKAADLIRTRVDYKYILLLLFLKRLSDEWEKEFEEYVGKLTKEGLDRKTAEELALKDREAYTINYPPEYLWRKLREKDIESLPQNLSQALKKLAELNPNLRGVVDRFDFMEFMLHRDNAEILRQLFELFSGLDLKNASPDVLGDAYEWILRYFAPQKAKEGEVYTPREVIRLLVEILKPEPGEEVYDPAMGSGGMLIGAYLYVKEHRGADEAKKLFLYGQEVNPTTYALAEMNMILHGIKSPKLAVGDTLLRPAFKDGERLKRFDVVIANPPWNQDGYGEETLKKAEFKEERFKYGYPPNNSADWAWIQHMLASAKEDGRVGIVIDNGALFRGGTEKKIRAKILKDDLLEVVILLPEKLFYNTGAPGAIMIFNKAKPKERKNKVLFINASQEYEKHPEIRKLNRLGEKHIRKIVTAFEKFEDVEGFSRVVDLDEIKENDYNLNVTLYVFPMEEEEEEEIDVKAEWEELKRINEELMKVDEKIEGYLRELGY